Below is a window of Callithrix jacchus isolate 240 chromosome 15, calJac240_pri, whole genome shotgun sequence DNA.
TCATCAATCCCGACCTCACCTCCCTCTCCTGCTCAAGAACCAAAGGTCTCATTCCACCATTCTAGGTCCCTGCCCCTACCCAAGAACCCCAAACACTCTCTCAATCCACTGACACAAGTACTACTCCTCCAGCATCCTGGTCCAAGCCCATCTGGACACTGCTCTCTGCCACCTGCAGACCAGGCTTGTGGTAAGGTACCCTTCCACTGCCCAGGCAACACAGGAAGCACTTAACATCTGCTGACCTGATCATCCTACTGCTACCACCAGCTGCCCTCAGACTCTCTGGGCAGCTCCTTGGCTGCAAATGCTTGGCCAGGGGCCTCAGAGAGAGGGGAAACATGAGACAGTATTGGAACTCACCACTGGCAGCTGTGCACAGTCAGAATTGACATCATACTCAATGTAAGCCACCTCGGTCTCATTCTCAGCACGGCCCTCCCGGGTGTAGCAGGCATCTCGTGTGCGATTAGCAAGCCGGTCCACCTCATCCAGGGGGAAGGCACAGAGGGCAGAGGCTCCAGATGCCCCAGCAGCTGCCGATGGGGGCCGGCCCACGGTGGGAGGTGCAGCTGAGGAGAAGGCTGCAAAGAGCACCTCCCCATGCGCCACCTCCTTGGACGTGGCCACAGCTGCAGCCTGGATCAGCGCATAGCGGCCACCCTGGCAGGCCAGAGGCAACTCCACATAGGAGTAGTAGTGCTGGTCACGGAGGCACACTCGAGACACATAGGCACGAAAGGCTCTAGACTGAGCCTGCAGGTCCCGCCGCAGGAACAGGAAGTAGGCGCTGGCCCCACGCGCAAAAGCACTCACAAAGTGGTGGCTGTACTCAGAGAGACGGCCCACTGCCAGCTTGGCTGTCTCCTCATAGGAGAAGGCGGCTTGGGGGTCCGGTGGTGACAGGGCCCGGGTCGTGATGGGTGGAATGCCACCCCCCACACCCCTGCTGGTGTATCCTCGACCCACAAACAGGAGGGGCTCCCCTGTCAAGCCCTGGGCTACCAGCCCCACCGTGCTGACCGCAGGGTCATTAGCAGCCACATACTGGGTGTCCCCAGGCCGCTCTGGCCGCAGCAGCAGCTGCCCGAGCTGCCCCAAGCGCCGCTGCTCACAGACTCCCTGGTGTACACTCCCACACACCACCAGGGCCCCTGGGCTCACCAGGAGCAGCTGGTTCGGGTTGTTGGTAGCCTGGGCCTGGGGGCACTCATCAGGCATCACAGGTGGCAGGCAGTCCCTGCTGTCCAGCACAGGGCCGGTGGAcactgtagcctccagctgcagccCAGGGCTCAGCTGGAACAGGAAGTTGGTGGCCCCCAGGTAGAGGGTGCCTGAGGTGGGATCCCTTGCCAGGTGCTGCAGATACGTGCCATTGGGAGTGAAAGCAGCTGGTGGATGAGGCTGGAGGGTGAGGACCCACCCTGCCCAGAGCACCTGGAGAAGAGCTGGGCCCAGGGCAGGCATGGTCACCTGGCAGGAAGAGAGGTTGAGAGAGTGGGGCTCATATGACCACCAGAGCACCCTGGGGCCACTGGTAAGGGCTAGGACTGTGGCATTACCATGATGCCCCTCCTAACCTAGAGGGTGAGCAGAGGAGGACCAAGTTTCTTAGACAGGCACTATGTCCAGGATGACCCCAAGACCACACACAAGAACAAGGTCAGAAATAGGAGACACTCTCCCTAGACAACACTGCTCATTCTCCCCAAGTGCTATTCTCTAAGGAGACTTGCACCCCACTCACCATCCCCCCACATCAGAGAGTGAGGGGCTGGAGGGGCAATGCCCAGGAAGCAGGGTCTGGATGGAGCAGGAGAGAAGGTGATGGGAAGGAGGGGCCCAGACCCCAAGAAAGGAGAAGCCCTACATGGATGAGGGTTTCCCGggcagaaggaggaaggagggggaggtcTCCTGAGCCAGCAGAATGTTAGAGGAAGGCAAGAGTTGGGTGCAGGGCCTTTCAGGCCAGGAATTCAGAAGGGTAATAACCATAGAACCAACAGGCCTGAGAGACAGCGGCAGTAGGGGGAGGTTCCAGCTTGCAGAACAGGGGCCTGAAGGGCTGCACCCCACCTCCCAGAGCCCTCAGAATAGGTAGGAGTCATGCTGTTCCTAGATATCTCAGTGTAAGGTCAGGCTCACCTGGCAGGGGTGGCCGGATCGGGAGACAACAGCATGACCCGTGTGGGAGTCACCTAGCAGGGGGGAAGCAGAGTGTAAAGCCAGGGCCCGGGCTGCAGGCACGTAGGAGTCCTGGGCTCCCCACCAGGGAGGCAGCACAGAAGCACCCCCTCCCCACCGCCCAGCCTGCCAGCAGAGCTGGGCCCAGACTGGCCCCCAGCCACCAAACACATTCCACAGAGGACGCCTCCTCGGAGCCCACATGAGGAGGGGAAGGGCAGCAAAGCCAGGCACCCAAGGGGCCTGGGAAAGGTCAGCTAGGAAGGAGCCCCATGGCTGGCAGGGTCTAGCCAGGCCCCCAGCATGGCTGTCTCCCTGTGAGGTCCCTCTCTCTGCTCAAACTCCACCCTGTCAAGGCACCCAGGCACACACAGTCTACACTGCCAGGGGCTGTCCCAGCCCAAATGGTCACTAGCACTTTGGCAGACAGGCACTCACACTGCAAGATGCATACATACCACCTACTCTGCATGCAtacgcccacacacacacagatgcatacacacCACCTACTCTGCATGCatatgcccacacacacacacagatgcatacacacCACCTACTCTGCATGCatatgcccacacacacacagatgcatacacacCACCTACTCTGCATGCatatgcccacacacacacaatgcatacACACCACCTACTCTGCatgcatacgcacacacacacacacacacacgtacagatGCCATCTATACACACAGCAcagtgacacacacagacacagccacCCATGTTCAGACACCACATGAAGACACGTCCATATACAGACAAccccacacacagaaacacacacactacaGGCAGACACATCACACTCACCCACCAGAGACATTTACACCACCACTCACATTTAGACCtacacacgcacactcacacaccctCCTCTCGATGGAGAGTACTTAGTTCCAGCCCTAGTACTGGAGAGCTGTAGAAGCCAGGCCATCTCTTGCCATTTCCTCTCCTGCAGTTCAGAATAGTGCCAGGGCCCAAGATGTGAGGTAAGTGGGGTGTGTCCTGGAGGAAGGTGCCATACCTGGCTGTTCCCAGGCCCATCCCCAGGACCTCCCCAGACTTAGAGTGCCTGTTCTCCACACAGACCCCTTCTTGGGCCCCAGCTGAGGCTCCTGAGTCCCTGAACCAAGAAACTATGGCAACACCACCTTCCCCAGTGGTCCCCAGCCAGGAGCACCAAGGTTGGTGAAGTGTCTCAGACTGGGAGACACTTCCCCTACTTGCCTGTGCCCAGGCCACGTTgcccagcccctcccatcaccCAGCTGCCAAGCTGTCTGTGCAAAATATCCTAAGTGCTTGCTTCTCCCAGTGAGCTCATCCCAGCAGAGGCCAGAGCAGGGTACTCCTGAGGTTGTCCTGGAGTGAAGAGGGCTGGCCACAAGGCTCAGGGAGGGTCCAGCAGTCTGGTGGAAGCTGGGACACTGTGGCCACAGCCCAGTGGGAGCAGGGGGGCTGTGGTCACAGCCTGGCTGGGCACTGCTCCCAAAATAGCTTGGGGGTTTCCATTTTTAGTGTGCAGAAAACAGGGCAGCTCTATGGGAGCAGGAACAAGGCTGCCTCTGTTTGCCACCCAAGGGGGCGGGAGGAAGGGGGCAGCAGGGAAAGTCTCGAACCCGGCTAGAATCCCAGGACCATGGCAAGACCAGGCTGCCCAGGAGCCCCCTACCTAGTTTCCAAGGGATGAGGAAAAAAAGTTTCTTCCCCTGGGAAGACAGAGTCCACCTGAGGATGGGCAGAGGCCACCTCTTGCACTGGGCTACtgttcaattctcctgccaccACATGCCAGGGATGGGCCTTGGGCACAGGGTCCTATAGTTAGACCAGTATTCACTCCTACTTGCTTACAAATATTTGCTCAGAGCCTACTGCGTGCCAAAGTTCTCCAGCCCTCAAGCAACAAAACCACTCCCCAAATGTGAAATCAAAACTGAATTGATGGATGACAGAGCTTTGggagatgaaaaataataataaaacactggATGAGGAGACAATAGGAAGAAACAGGCGGGATCAGAACAGCTCCTGGCCAGGCCACATGGGAGGTCAGCTGCTGACCCACTCCAGGGAGAGCGATCAGGCTTCTACATTCACAGTTCCCCTATGAAACAGGACCTAGCACCACTTGCTCCTCCCCACATACCACGGGTggcagaaagaggagagaaagaaaagcagtgaCTTTCTCGCCTCCATTTCAGGCACGTGGATTTCACTTATTCTCTGCCACTGGCCACTGAGCAGTTCCCAGCTCTTCCAAAGTCTGCTCAGGACTTTCCTTGAGCAGAATTGGAGTATACCCCTCCCCAAGAGCCTCTGGGGCACCCCAGAGCAGGAGGGATAAAGGCCCACCCCTCTAGTCCACACCTCTCCCACCCGATCCATGCCAGTGCTCCCCCACACATGCCCTTCCCTGCCGGCCTGAACTGCAGGCTGCTTCCGCTCTTCCAGTGGCTGCACAGGCTCTTGCGCTGCCTGGAATGCCCACTCCCTCTTTGTCCCATTAACTCCTATGCCAAACATCATCTCCCTGGGGAGCCTCCCCTGTCCTCCCAGGCTCCTGAAGAGGCCACTACATGTGGTGGACTGAATGGACACACCTACGCAGCATGCTGACAGACACGGCCGCTCTGCCTCAGGCTCTCCCAGCCTCCCATTTCCTAGTTGTACAATGGGAGGCAAGATTGCTCTGACCATAAACCTGATGCATTCTGTGCCTGGCATTAGTGACGCCAACTGGAGTCACTTTTCTCCCTGTTCCACCCTTCTACTCTGGACTTGAAGCTCCTTGAAGGAAGGGAGTATGGCTCTGATTTGGAGGCCCCAGCAACTTGCAGAGACATCAGCACAGAGCAGATGCTCCCTGCATGGTGAACAAACCCCAACTTCACAGCCAAGGAAACCGGACAAGTAGGGGAGATAGGGGCCCACACCCCCTCTAAGCCACTTGATCTCTCAAAGTTAAGACGTTGGCTCTACTTTTATTAATGACCAGTCCAGGAGAGACTGAAAAGGCTGATCTAGAACCAGACCTCACATCCCCAACTTACACAGCCTGGATCTACTGCCCACTCCCAACAACTGAGGCCCTGCTCAGGCTCACGACCAAAGCCTCATTCTGCCTGTGCCCAGGCCTGCCTGGAGTCTCTTTCCAGGCCCACCCTGCTCTGAGCCTTTTGAGCGGGCCCAAGACTGCCCAACTTCTTTCTGCAGAGCAGGCACCTCCCGGACCCCCCGTGGAGCTGTCCCCGACAACAAAAGGGGCTCACAAACTCCGCCATTCCGCACCTGCAGAGGGACCGTAGGACAGCCCACATTTGCTCTGCCTGCCAGTCAGTGGGAAACCGGCCTTCCCGTTTCGCCCTCCTGCTCAGCTCCCAGGGTGCACCACAGAGGTGAGTTACTCATTGACAGTGCAGTGGTGTCTGCTGCCCGCCCTGTTTTCTGTGTGTTGAGGAGGGGTGGGGAGATCCACCATTTACCAGGCACCTGCGATGACCCAAGGCGCTCATGAATCAAccactgaatgtgtgtgtgtgtgtgtgtgtgtgtgtgtgtgcgtgtgtgtagagGAGGGCCCCCCCCTCTAGGGGTCGGGAGGCTCGAGGTCTGCCTTTGTCAGTCCCACTGGGAGCAGCCAGGAAGGGCTGTTGCTACTGAGGGGAAGTCCCGACCCCCTCACTCGCTCGTCCTcgaccctccccagcccccagaccCCGAGGCGAGGACCCCATCTGTGGCCCTAAGAGGGCGGGGAAGGGGCCGCCTGGTCCCCGGTGGCGGCGGCGAGGAGGGGGCGCGGAGGAGCAGCTCcacctcctcagtctcccaatcgCGTTCCAGGCGGAGCCACCGGAGTTTCCCTTTGCGCGGAGAGTGTGGTCCCAACTCTCAGGACCGAAACCGCCCACCACTCGCCCGGGCTGCCCCTGCCCGGCTGCATCGAGGCCCCGACCCTTTCCACCCCGGGAGCCCGGGTCCTCGCCGCCCCGGCCCCGAGTCCCGCACTCACCACCCGGCCGGGCCCCGCGGGATGCGCGCGCTGAGGCGGGCGCCGACCGCTCCGGGTCAGGCTCTGCGCGCGGCCGCTTCCCCCCGGGTCTGGCGGAGCCGCAGCTGTTACCCGGAGACCGAGGGGCGGAAAACTGCGCCCGCTGCCCGCCCCTCCCGCGCGGCGCTGCCACCGCCGGGAACAAAGGAGACAAAGCCGCGTCGGCCGGGCCCGGCTCCGCTCCTTCCCCCTCGCCCGCCGGGCCACCCTCCCCCCGCCGCCGCCCGGGCCAGGCCGGAAGCAGCCGGGAGAGCCGGGCGCGCGGCCCCGAGCCGCCCGGGACCCCGCATTCCAGCCCTGCAGTCTCGGCGTCGGCCGAGGGCGGGGGACCCGACCCCTCCCGCACGGGGCAGGGAAGGGGGCAGACTGCACCCCAGCTGTCGCCATGGCAACGCGGGTCGTCCGGGGGATGAGGAGGGAACCCCTGGAGCCACGGCTGCCCCGCCCCGCCGACCTCACCTGCCCGCCGCGTTGGAACTGGAACTGGGAGCTTTCTCGGTTGCGAGGGGCCGAGGCGGGGGGTCGCGCTCCGCTCCCGCAAGTGCTGGTGGAACAGCGCCCCGGCCTCTTCCCGCCCCGCCAGAGCCGGGTCGCACCCGGGTCCCTCACCTGCTTGGCCCGTTCTGCCTGCGCCTGGCCTGGCCCCGCGCCCAGagctccctttcctttccttccccggCTCCGATGGTCATCCCCCTCAACTTTCTTTACCTGAACTCCGAGGCGCCTTGTTTCTTCCCTGCGcacctggccctgcccaccaGACTCCCCAGCAGCCAATCCCTCCTTCCGGCCCCCACCTCTGGCTGTTGGagaagagcatgggctttggaccTGGCTTGCACCATCAACTAAGCCATGTAACCTGAcaccaacccccaccccagcctatTTGCTCACCAGCAAGTGGGGGCGTTACCACCTCTCGCGGGGCTGTGCAGGCAGGGCACCTGGGCTGCAGAGGCACACAAGCAAGGGctcacttctttcctttcttctcagccCTGGACCCGGACCTGGACCCACCCCAAGCTGGGAAGCGTTGGGCAAGTCTGGGCTCCCTCACTGGCAAACATCTGGGCCTTCTGCAGAAGGAAACGCTGGCAGAAGTGTTCTCTCCTGGGGCCCATTTGTCCCCTGTGCAGGGCCCTTCACACCCTGGCATGCCTACAGCTAACTCAGGATCCAGAACCTGGCCTATCCTATTAGGACTTTTGGAGGACTTTGGCTCAAGGCCATTGGCACAGCTTCCTGGGAGGCAAAACTGTCACACAGGCATCTGAAAGCTGAGGTTCAGGTCATCCGTACTGGCTATTGCCCTAGAGCTACAGACACCCTCTTCCCATCTCCCACCCGCTAACAAGGGCCTTTCGTCACTCATCTTCCAGGCTCTATGCCTTTCAAAttttccctccccaactcctcaggTCACCCCTTTTCCTCCACTCCCACTTCCAGCACTTGAGTCCAGTCCCCACCTGCAGCCCCTGCACACAGCTGCCTTAAGCTGTCAAAGGGGAGTGGGTTATCTGCAATGTGTCATACCTGCAGTACTCCAACATCGGGACTGAATACCAGCCCGAAGCTCCTGTTTACCAGGGCAAACAAAGCCACCCATGGCCatttagtccaggagttcaagggtcaCTTCCCCTCTGAAAAGAGGTCATACACATGCCCCACTTCACCTCCCACCTGTGGGAGACCCCTCCCTATCACTGCCTCCCCCCACTGCTTAGCATCTTTTCTGCACCAGCATAGCAATGTCTCCCTGGATCCCTCACCCTTAGCCTCTGACCTCAGAGACTGCCCACCTGGCACCCTGGACCCGCCACCTCATTCTATGCAACTTCCCCACACCCATCACCACCCCAGCCAGGACAGTCTGCCCCAGTCCCTCACCCACTTTGGCTTTCCTGCCTCTGCAGTTTGAGGGAGCCCCCTGCACATGCACAGAATCCTTCTCTTCCCAAATCCATTCAACTAAGTGCACACCCTTCAGGACCTACCTCACCCCAGAGGAAACTAGGACTTCCAAACCCCACAACCCCCTTCATCTGTACACAGATATGGGGCCTTCTGCCCTATGAGGAGTGTGGACACTTTAAGTGTCTTTCCATCCCATGCCATTCTGGGGAGCCATTACTCGCCAAGGATAGAGTGACTGAGGGATCAAGTGCTAAGTACTGGGGTGGGGGGCATTTAGTCCATGCCCACTGCCCAAGACTGAGCCCAGGCTCCAAGAAGGAAATGTGCCTTAAGGGAAACACTCCTGGCTCCACAGGTTCTGACAGCTCTGCACAGGCACCAGTGAACAAGCCCCACCTGCAGCCCCTGCACACAGCTGCCCCCTGAGCTCTCAAAGGGGAATGGGTTATCTGCAATGTGTCAGACCTGCAATACTCTTAACACCAGGACTGAAAACCAGCCCAAAGCTCCTGTTTACCAGGGCAAACAAAGCCACCCATGGCCATTTAGTCCAAGAGATGAAAGGTCATGGTTCCCCTCTGAAAAGAGGTCATACACATGCCCCACTGCACCTCCCACCTGTGGAAGACTCCTCCCTGTCACTGCCTCTCCATTCACACTACTTGTGGCCTGAGCTCTGCCCATGGCTGTGGAAGTTATCCCTGGGCTGTATGTGGGTATGCACTCAGCCCTAGTGGCACACTAGTGCTGCCCAAAGCATTCTCTGTACCAGGGATCCAGATTGGCCACCAATCCCTATACTGAGGTCCCCAGCAACATTTATCAACCATTCCTCCAATCTCTCTTCCCTGCTATCCTCTGATCACTCCTCCAGTATTAACACCGGGAAGTTCTGCCCCACATGGTAGAGAAAATGATCCAGGAGATGGGAAGTAACCATGGTCACCAACGAGTAAGCAGCGGGCTAGGTTCCACTTGCTGGAACTCCCAGGTCATTTGACACAGGACAGTCAGGTTGTGGAGGGCAGGCCaggaaattcaaaatgaaaatctgGGCCTCAGGAGTGCATCCAAAACAGTTCAGGAAAGAGGACaaagagatgagagagaaacTAAAGGGGTGACTACTCCAACTCCAGACCCAACCTTCAGGTCTTGGATCTTGATCCTCAATGAACAAAAAAACTCAGTCtgattgttttaaataataaaactcaggAAATTTTAATCAGACATTAGCACAAAGTTTTGATAATTAATGTAAATGGACCTTGCCTACAAAGCAAAGTGTGCCTGCTGGTGAGCCATACAGATACTGCTCCTTCAGGCTGAGGTTGTGCACACCCCCCCAAAGGCTTGCTTCATTGCTATTCTCTAACTAAATCCACATGCACAGCTATTGCCTCAGACCCTCTGAAGGAGGGGCCCGGGATTAGCTGGCCCTGAATAGCATGTAGAGCACAGGTAGTGTGGCCACAAATGTCACACAGGTGACCAGGGTGCTGTAGATGGTGTTCCTGTTGACTTGGGCTTCTAGTCTCTGCTCCATGTCCGACAGTGCCAAGATCATGCTCCCCTGCTCCAGCAGGGAGCTGGGCATAGCCCCATCTGCTGGTTCCATCAGGCCTGGGTGTGCTGCAGCCTTTACAAGCTGAACCACTCCAGCCATTTGGCTACAAGTCTTTTCTAGGCCATCAAGCCGATCTTGTAAACCATCTAAACATGAATGGACCTGCCTGGAATGACTGAGCTGCTCTTTCAAGGCAGCTGAAAGGACATCTACATCTTTGTCTCTGGTCGGGGGAGTACCTGCCTGTGACCCAGAACCCTGCCCTGCCTCAGCAGCATGTACCAGGCCCCTCAAGTCCACCATGAGATTGTGGAGGTCCCTCTGCTGGAGCGAGTAGCTAGATGCCTGTTCTCGAATGGCCTCCTGAAGACTCACAGGCCCCTTCTGTGCCTCCAGGAGTAAGGCCTTCAGCTCCTGTAGCCGGACACGGTTCACATAGGTGGAGCCAGCCACACCAATCAGGGCCCCCAGGACTGAGCCAATGAGGGACCAGTTCTTGGTCCTCTCAGCCCTTGTGCGCTCCTTGTCATGACTTTCCCGCACAGCCGCAGAGAAGAGGGAGAACTTCTCACGCTCAGAGTCTTCTGCACGCAGATAAGCCATGCGAAGCCTCTTCTCCTCCTGCAGAAACAAAGCCATGTTACTGGGTTACATGAGCACAAGGTGGCCCCGCAGATATAGCCACCAGCAGATGGCTCATTACCTTGTGCCTGGCAGAGTACATGTTTCATAGACCAATGCTGAATGAATAAAGGTAGCACAAACCTGGCTGGGTCAGAAGAATTGGGAGTGATCAAAGTGAGTTGCATGATCATGCCACCTGAGCAGTCCTGGGTTTGACCAGAGGTGCACTTATGTCTACAGGAAGGGAAGTGTCCAGCATTCCCTGGGCCAGCCCCTCCATGGTTCTCCCTCCTCAGCATTCTGGGTCCCAGGCTACACTGCCTTGAACAGTTGGCCCCAGTACTCCAGAAGGAAGTAAATGGATAGGCTCTAGGAGGTTCGGTTCACCTCTGTACCAGGCCTCTGATCACAGACCAGTCAGGGTTGCCACCCAGCACCTCCATGATCTGCCAGGTTAGGGTCACTGTCCAGGTGCAAAAGGGCTGCCTCCTGAGGTGCCTACCTGCAGCATCCTGTGCTCGAGAGTGGCCAGTTCCAAGTACTGACTGTCCTCCCTGGAGACACGGTCCAAGCGGTCCCTCGTTTCCTTCAGCTTAGCCTGGTGAACTTCCAAGTTCTCCCGAGCCTCTCCAACAAGCCCTCGAGCCACCATGAACACTTTCTCTGCCTGCAGAGAGAAAACCGGAAGCTGTCTGCACCTTCTCTCCACACCCACACAGGCTCAGCTGCATTCCCAGCGAGGCTGTGGCTAAGAAGAGGTCACTGGGGTGTGAGCTGCAAAGGGGAGAAACAGAATTCCTTAGACACTAATCCTGGCTCACCCAGTGGTGCTCAAAGTACAGCCCTGGGCCACGCCCATCAGAATCACGAGATGTAGCCATTCAAGCAGAAATAACATGCCCCTGAAAAACCTGAAAACAGCTAACAATGCACACAATTTGTGTTCATCAAACCCAGTCTATTCTTGCCTGATACAAACCACAGTAAGGAACCTGTATTGGTAGGCTGTTTGCCGTGCCTGTGTTGGTAGGCTGTTTGCTGTGTGCTGCCTAATTTATGCCTCATAACAATGCCATGAAAAGCACTGCTGTGGCCTCCAGTTTATAGACCCGGAAACACCAGCTCAGCCAAGCTCACAATCTCCAAGGAAAGAGACAGCATCATTTATTTCAGAGCCCTAGCAGAACCCCAGGTTCTTCCCACCTCGCTACACTACTCCATGCCTAAGCATGAATGGGAACAGAGATGGCAAAATGCATTTCTGCCACCACAAAGGACTTGACAACCACAGGCAGCTCTTTCCACCTCGCAGTGTGACATTTCCCAGTGCCCTCCACCTTCACAATAGATGTTGTAATTACACACGGTAACAGTACTGTGTTACCGTGGGCAGCAAGCCCCAGGTAACTCTCACTATCAACCCCCAAACAGTCCGTAAAGGAAATATttgctggcttcacagaatggACGTTAATGCCGGGGACTTATTGGTACACAGTAACTGTTTTCAGGGAAAGTAGGTGGCACAGTTACATGGAGACCTTCACCCATGTGAAGCATCAAGCCCAGGTTTCCACGTGATAAATGAGGCCAAACACAAGTCTGGATGTCGCACCCAGCACCATGTGGCTGGTTTGGCACATTTCCCAAGTCTAAGGGCAGGACCAGCCACCTCAGATCTCCTCCTCACCTCTGTCACCTTTCCCTGGGCCTCTCGAACCTCATTGAGTCCTACGAACTCTTCATATCTGTCCCACCAAGTCTTGGCTGTGGAGGTCACTCGTTGCTGAATGCTGTGACCCAGGGTTCTTCCCAGTGCTGGAAGGCGGTGATGCAGCCCGAGGGCCACCTCCTCAGGTCTTTTCTCTCCGGGCTGGCtggagcctgggctgcagagagtCCTGGTCATAAAGAGGTCCCTTCCAAGGAGGCCCCTCCGAACCAGTACGTGGGGCACACCCACGATGTGCTGCATGGCAAACCCAGGGCTGCGCCCCATCATCAGGAGATCTGTGAGGGGGAGGCCAGACAGGTCAACTCACAGCTGAGAAAGGCTGGACATAAGTCAGTTTAGAGGCCTGGGGAGAGTTCTGAACAgactcatctccactaaaatcaTCTAAACTGAGCACCACCTTGTTGGGTCAAAACTTCGGTCCCTATGGCAAGAGGATGGTCTCCCCTTGGTGCACTTGGACAATGGAACTCTTGAGAAAGAGCCTCTAGGATACCATGCCTTCcagtgtccaccaccatgcctcacaAAGCAGACCCTTCCCTGCTACCCAGCTCCCTGCATTCCCCAGGTCTCTCTGCTATGACTTGAATGAGAATCCTGGTGCCCAGGTTTCTGATATCAAAGGCAGTTTTGAAACTGGAGTTGTACACATGCTGACAAAGTCTGACAGAGATGCATAAAGATTCCCCGCGATGTTGTAGAACTCAGGGGAATTCAGGAAGAGTAAGATCCAGGATCATTTctgtaaaacagcctcaaaaCCAACTTCCCAGACTCTCCAAGAGCTGGCTCAGCACCAAGGAAGCAGTTTCAATTCTGTGTGAGGACATAAGAACACAGGCCATTTGTGACCCAAGACAGAAAACTCTCAGCTCTCCTCTAAGACAATTCCAGgggcaaaaacaacaacaacaacgacaacactTTTTGCCACAGAGGACTTTTCTTAGGTTCACACCATCCATCTCCACCCTGACTTTCCAGACCCCCAACCCTCAGTCTCACACTTCTCACCTTCcataagttttctcttttctctccaacCTGCCACTGCTCAACGGgttaggtttctttctttttttttttttttttgagactgggtctcactctgttgcccagatctcagctcactgcaacctccacctcctgggtt
It encodes the following:
- the CCDC51 gene encoding mitochondrial potassium channel isoform X2, translating into MMGRSPGFAMQHIVGVPHVLVRRGLLGRDLFMTRTLCSPGSSQPGEKRPEEVALGLHHRLPALGRTLGHSIQQRVTSTAKTWWDRYEEFVGLNEVREAQGKVTEAEKVFMVARGLVGEARENLEVHQAKLKETRDRLDRVSREDSQYLELATLEHRMLQEEKRLRMAYLRAEDSEREKFSLFSAAVRESHDKERTRAERTKNWSLIGSVLGALIGVAGSTYVNRVRLQELKALLLEAQKGPVSLQEAIREQASSYSLQQRDLHNLMVDLRGLVHAAEAGQGSGSQAGTPPTRDKDVDVLSAALKEQLSHSRQVHSCLDGLQDRLDGLEKTCSQMAGVVQLVKAAAHPGLMEPADGAMPSSLLEQGSMILALSDMEQRLEAQVNRNTIYSTLVTCVTFVATLPVLYMLFRAS
- the CCDC51 gene encoding mitochondrial potassium channel isoform X1, translating into MEAQTAWESGDFVSISRPLLLLQIHDWLETIRYSGRRKPRADSSGGRKKTCRRSHPNSPGSSQPGEKRPEEVALGLHHRLPALGRTLGHSIQQRVTSTAKTWWDRYEEFVGLNEVREAQGKVTEAEKVFMVARGLVGEARENLEVHQAKLKETRDRLDRVSREDSQYLELATLEHRMLQEEKRLRMAYLRAEDSEREKFSLFSAAVRESHDKERTRAERTKNWSLIGSVLGALIGVAGSTYVNRVRLQELKALLLEAQKGPVSLQEAIREQASSYSLQQRDLHNLMVDLRGLVHAAEAGQGSGSQAGTPPTRDKDVDVLSAALKEQLSHSRQVHSCLDGLQDRLDGLEKTCSQMAGVVQLVKAAAHPGLMEPADGAMPSSLLEQGSMILALSDMEQRLEAQVNRNTIYSTLVTCVTFVATLPVLYMLFRAS
- the CCDC51 gene encoding mitochondrial potassium channel isoform X4, coding for MVARGLVGEARENLEVHQAKLKETRDRLDRVSREDSQYLELATLEHRMLQEEKRLRMAYLRAEDSEREKFSLFSAAVRESHDKERTRAERTKNWSLIGSVLGALIGVAGSTYVNRVRLQELKALLLEAQKGPVSLQEAIREQASSYSLQQRDLHNLMVDLRGLVHAAEAGQGSGSQAGTPPTRDKDVDVLSAALKEQLSHSRQVHSCLDGLQDRLDGLEKTCSQMAGVVQLVKAAAHPGLMEPADGAMPSSLLEQGSMILALSDMEQRLEAQVNRNTIYSTLVTCVTFVATLPVLYMLFRAS
- the CCDC51 gene encoding mitochondrial potassium channel isoform X3 is translated as MPALSSQQAEKVFMVARGLVGEARENLEVHQAKLKETRDRLDRVSREDSQYLELATLEHRMLQEEKRLRMAYLRAEDSEREKFSLFSAAVRESHDKERTRAERTKNWSLIGSVLGALIGVAGSTYVNRVRLQELKALLLEAQKGPVSLQEAIREQASSYSLQQRDLHNLMVDLRGLVHAAEAGQGSGSQAGTPPTRDKDVDVLSAALKEQLSHSRQVHSCLDGLQDRLDGLEKTCSQMAGVVQLVKAAAHPGLMEPADGAMPSSLLEQGSMILALSDMEQRLEAQVNRNTIYSTLVTCVTFVATLPVLYMLFRAS
- the LOC118147924 gene encoding uncharacterized protein LOC118147924 is translated as MVTWQEERLREWGSYDHQSTLGPLSRHLPDPPWSCPRQQKGLTNSAIPHLQRDRRTAHICSACQSVGNRPSRFALLLSSQGAPQRRSHRSFPLRGECGPNSQDRNRPPLARAAPARLHRGPDPFHPGSPGPRRPGPESRTHHPAGPRGMRALRRAPTAPGQALRAAASPRVWRSRSCYPETEGRKTAPAARPSRAALPPPGTKETKPRRPGPAPLLPPRPPGHPPPAAARARPEAAGRAGRAAPSRPGPRIPALQSRRRPRAGDPTPPARGREGGRLHPSCRHGNAGRPGDEEGTPGATAAPPRRPHLPAALELELGAFSVARGRGGGSRSAPASAGGTAPRPLPAPPEPGRTRVPHLLGPFCLRLAWPRAQSSLSFPSPAPMVIPLNFLYLNSEAPCFFPAHLALPTRLPSSQSLLPAPTSGCWRRAWALDLACTIN